The following proteins are co-located in the Clavibacter capsici genome:
- a CDS encoding response regulator transcription factor, with protein MTAPRIRVAVVDDHPVVRAGLAALLASADDLEVVGQAADGEAAVALVRAERPDVVLMDLRMPVLDGAGATARLREEAPGVRVLVLTTYETDASILTAIEAGASGYLLKAAPEEEILAGVRAVARGDVALAPAIAASLVRQVARPAAAPPAAPTPTLSPRETEVLALVAAGRTNARIALELHVTPATVKTHLLHVFEKLGVGDRTRAVTLAMELGLLPPATPR; from the coding sequence GTGACCGCCCCGCGGATCCGCGTCGCCGTCGTCGACGACCACCCCGTCGTCCGCGCCGGCCTCGCCGCCCTGCTCGCCTCCGCCGACGACCTCGAGGTGGTCGGCCAGGCCGCCGACGGCGAGGCCGCGGTCGCGCTCGTCCGCGCCGAGCGCCCCGACGTCGTGCTCATGGACCTCCGCATGCCCGTCCTCGACGGCGCCGGCGCGACCGCCCGGCTCCGCGAGGAGGCGCCGGGCGTGCGCGTCCTGGTGCTCACGACCTACGAGACCGACGCGAGCATCCTCACCGCCATCGAGGCGGGCGCGAGCGGCTACCTGCTGAAGGCGGCGCCCGAGGAGGAGATCCTCGCGGGCGTCCGCGCGGTGGCCCGCGGCGACGTCGCCCTCGCGCCGGCCATCGCCGCCTCGCTCGTCCGGCAGGTCGCGCGTCCGGCGGCCGCCCCGCCCGCGGCCCCGACGCCGACCCTCAGCCCGCGTGAGACGGAGGTCCTCGCGCTCGTCGCCGCGGGCCGCACGAACGCGCGCATCGCCCTCGAGCTGCACGTGACGCCCGCGACCGTGAAGACCCACCTGCTGCACGTGTTCGAGAAGCTCGGCGTCGGCGACCGCACCCGCGCGGTCACGCTCGCGATGGAGCTCGGCCTCCTGCCGCCCGCGACGCCGCGGTAA
- a CDS encoding sensor histidine kinase — translation MIPTRWVHVAYAVTMALLVALAVTGLDDPTPALAAVGVMAALYLLAGRPALVASAAAAPHDPVRPEPSAVVFLVLAIPAATWGVATLSSFAVVQCVLCPMVWFLLPRIRDAVLGTLVLTGSVAVGFVIGFGDLPGALPTMAVSQGLSLGGSIALGLWITRIDDLSRERLELLDGLRAAQAQVEELGRAAGAARERERLSADIHDTVAQDLTGVVMLAQRGRRELRGGGDAEALDRTLALLEDSARDALTQTRAIVAATAPVELTDGLGPALARLGARLARETGIPVEVRADPAIGPVDRDAEVVLLRCAQEGLANVRRHAGASGVELRLASDGADVVLAIRDDGRGFDPDRASAGYGIDGMRRRLAAAAGRLDVATGPGGTTLTARIPARAPAAGAAADPAAPAVTPPAATPPAVATAARA, via the coding sequence ATGATCCCCACCCGCTGGGTCCACGTCGCGTACGCCGTGACGATGGCGCTCCTCGTCGCGCTCGCCGTGACCGGGCTCGACGACCCGACGCCCGCCCTCGCCGCCGTCGGGGTCATGGCCGCGCTGTACCTCCTGGCGGGCCGGCCGGCGCTCGTCGCGTCCGCTGCGGCGGCGCCGCACGACCCGGTGCGGCCGGAGCCCTCGGCCGTCGTCTTCCTCGTGCTCGCGATCCCGGCGGCCACCTGGGGCGTCGCGACCCTGTCGTCGTTCGCGGTCGTGCAGTGCGTGCTGTGCCCCATGGTCTGGTTCCTCCTGCCGCGGATCCGCGACGCCGTCCTCGGCACGCTCGTGCTCACGGGATCCGTCGCCGTGGGCTTCGTCATCGGCTTCGGCGACCTGCCCGGCGCGCTCCCGACCATGGCGGTGTCGCAGGGGCTGAGCCTCGGCGGGAGCATCGCGCTCGGCCTGTGGATCACGCGCATCGACGACCTCAGCCGCGAGCGCCTCGAGCTGCTCGACGGGCTGCGGGCCGCGCAGGCGCAGGTCGAGGAGCTCGGCCGCGCGGCCGGGGCGGCCCGCGAGCGGGAGCGGCTGTCCGCGGACATCCACGACACGGTCGCGCAGGACCTCACGGGCGTCGTGATGCTCGCCCAGCGCGGCCGACGCGAGCTCCGCGGCGGCGGCGACGCCGAGGCGCTCGACCGCACCCTAGCCCTCCTCGAGGACAGCGCGCGCGACGCGCTCACCCAGACCCGCGCGATCGTCGCCGCCACCGCGCCGGTCGAGCTGACCGACGGGCTCGGCCCCGCGCTCGCCCGGCTGGGCGCCCGCCTGGCCCGCGAGACCGGGATCCCCGTCGAGGTGCGAGCCGATCCCGCCATAGGTCCCGTGGACCGCGACGCCGAGGTGGTCCTCCTCCGCTGCGCCCAGGAGGGCCTCGCGAACGTGCGCCGCCACGCGGGCGCGTCCGGCGTGGAGCTGAGGCTCGCGAGCGACGGCGCCGACGTCGTCCTCGCCATCCGCGACGACGGCCGCGGGTTCGACCCCGACCGCGCGTCCGCGGGCTACGGGATCGACGGGATGCGCCGCCGCCTCGCCGCCGCCGCCGGGCGCCTCGACGTCGCCACCGGGCCCGGCGGGACCACGCTCACCGCGCGGATCCCCGCCCGCGCCCCCGCGGCCGGTGCCGCAGCCGACCCCGCAGCGCCCGCCGTGACCCCGCCCGCCGCGACCCCGCCCGCCGTCGCGACGGCGGCCCGCGCGTGA
- a CDS encoding substrate-binding domain-containing protein, producing MASGHNARKISSLLLLAGVAVGMTACAPQGATNTGSGGDAASGGTECNVGISMPTRSLERWINDGEGLKSKLEGDDCTVDLQYADNKTDAQISQIQNQVAGGAKILVVAAVDGKTLGPALEDAKSQGVTVIAYDRLINGTDAVDYYATFDNYKVGQLQGEFIKDQLKLDEAAGPFTMEPFAGSPDDNNAGFFFGGAWDVLQPYVASGKLTVPSGKSPATSADWQSIGILGWGSDDAQAEMDNRLQSFYTGGQKVQVVLSPNDSLALGIEASLSSAGYAPGADWPVITGQDADKANVQAILQDKQSMTVWKDTRALGDQVQKMIGEIVKGDEVTVNDTKTYDNGNKVVPSYLLDPQVVVKDDVQKTLVDSGFLKASDVGL from the coding sequence ATGGCATCCGGACACAACGCACGAAAGATCAGCTCCCTCCTCCTCCTCGCCGGCGTCGCCGTCGGCATGACCGCCTGCGCACCGCAGGGCGCGACGAACACCGGCTCCGGCGGTGACGCGGCATCCGGCGGCACCGAGTGCAACGTGGGCATCTCGATGCCGACCCGCAGCCTCGAGCGCTGGATCAACGACGGCGAGGGCCTCAAGTCCAAGCTCGAGGGCGACGACTGCACCGTCGACCTCCAGTACGCCGACAACAAGACCGACGCCCAGATCAGCCAGATCCAGAACCAGGTCGCCGGCGGCGCCAAGATCCTCGTGGTCGCGGCCGTCGACGGCAAGACGCTGGGCCCCGCCCTCGAGGACGCGAAGAGCCAGGGCGTCACCGTCATCGCCTACGACCGCCTCATCAACGGCACCGACGCCGTCGACTACTACGCCACCTTCGACAACTACAAGGTCGGCCAGCTCCAGGGCGAGTTCATCAAGGACCAGCTGAAGCTCGACGAGGCCGCGGGCCCGTTCACCATGGAGCCCTTCGCGGGCAGCCCCGACGACAACAACGCCGGCTTCTTCTTCGGCGGCGCGTGGGACGTCCTCCAGCCCTACGTCGCGAGCGGCAAGCTGACGGTGCCCTCGGGCAAGTCGCCGGCCACGAGCGCCGACTGGCAGTCCATCGGCATCCTCGGCTGGGGATCCGACGACGCGCAGGCCGAGATGGACAACCGCCTGCAGTCGTTCTACACGGGCGGCCAGAAGGTCCAGGTCGTGCTCTCGCCCAACGACAGCCTCGCGCTCGGCATCGAGGCGTCGCTCTCCAGCGCCGGCTACGCGCCCGGCGCCGACTGGCCCGTCATCACCGGCCAGGACGCCGACAAGGCCAACGTCCAGGCGATCCTCCAGGACAAGCAGTCCATGACCGTCTGGAAGGACACGCGGGCGCTCGGCGACCAGGTCCAGAAGATGATCGGCGAGATCGTGAAGGGCGACGAGGTCACGGTCAACGACACCAAGACGTACGACAACGGCAACAAGGTCGTCCCGTCCTACCTCCTCGACCCGCAGGTGGTCGTGAAGGACGACGTGCAGAAGACGCTCGTCGACTCCGGCTTCCTCAAGGCCTCCGACGTCGGCCTGTAG
- the mmsA gene encoding multiple monosaccharide ABC transporter ATP-binding protein, translated as MNDVILQMTGIVKEFTGVRALDGVDVTVRRGEVHAICGENGAGKSTLMKVLSGVYPHGTYEGTITIDGREVRYGSINDSERDGVVIIHQELALSPYLSIAENIFLGNEMSRGGVIDWNRTNLEAVKLLKRVGLDENPATRVLELGVGKQQLVEIAKALSKEVKLLILDEPTAALNDDDSAHLLGLIGQLRDQGITSIIISHKLNEIRAIADDVTVIRDGRTIETFPVTDSDEIETRIIRAMVGRPLDAQFPPRDPRIGAEKLRVENWTVHHPVDVDRVVVDDACFTVRAGEVVGFAGLMGAGRTELAMSIFGRSYGTGITGRIFKDGQEIRTRTVSEAIKNGIAYATEDRKRYGLNLIGSITVNVSAAALSKLVKLGVIDRHREYAVADDYRKKMNIKTPDVSGVVGKLSGGNQQKVVLSKWIYSGPDVLILDEPTRGIDVGAKYEIYSIINQLAAEGKAVIVISSELPELIGLSDRIYTIAEGRLTAEVARADATQEELMRHMTASRKSGAQK; from the coding sequence ATGAACGACGTCATCCTCCAGATGACCGGCATCGTCAAGGAGTTCACCGGCGTGCGCGCCCTCGACGGCGTGGACGTCACCGTCCGACGTGGCGAGGTGCACGCCATCTGCGGCGAGAACGGCGCGGGCAAGTCGACGCTGATGAAGGTGCTCAGCGGCGTCTACCCGCACGGCACGTACGAGGGCACCATCACCATCGACGGCCGCGAGGTCCGCTACGGATCCATCAACGACAGCGAGCGCGACGGGGTGGTCATCATCCACCAGGAGCTCGCGCTCAGCCCCTACCTCTCCATCGCGGAGAACATCTTCCTCGGCAACGAGATGTCGCGCGGCGGCGTGATCGACTGGAACAGGACCAACCTCGAGGCGGTCAAGCTCCTGAAGCGCGTGGGCCTCGACGAGAACCCGGCCACGCGCGTGCTCGAGCTCGGCGTGGGCAAGCAGCAGCTCGTGGAGATCGCGAAGGCGCTCTCCAAGGAGGTGAAGCTCCTGATCCTCGACGAGCCGACCGCCGCCCTCAACGACGACGACTCGGCGCACCTGCTCGGCCTCATCGGCCAGCTGCGCGACCAGGGCATCACGAGCATCATCATCAGCCACAAGCTCAACGAGATCCGGGCCATCGCGGACGACGTCACCGTCATCCGCGACGGCAGGACCATCGAGACGTTCCCGGTCACCGACTCGGACGAGATCGAGACGCGCATCATCCGCGCCATGGTCGGCCGGCCGCTCGACGCGCAGTTCCCGCCGCGCGACCCGCGCATCGGCGCGGAGAAGCTGCGGGTGGAGAACTGGACCGTGCACCACCCGGTGGACGTCGACCGCGTCGTCGTCGACGACGCGTGCTTCACGGTCCGCGCCGGCGAGGTCGTGGGCTTCGCGGGCCTCATGGGCGCCGGCCGCACCGAGCTCGCCATGAGCATCTTCGGGCGCTCCTACGGCACCGGCATCACCGGCCGGATCTTCAAGGACGGCCAGGAGATCCGCACCCGCACCGTGAGCGAGGCCATCAAGAACGGCATCGCCTACGCGACCGAGGACCGGAAGCGCTACGGGCTGAACCTCATCGGCAGCATCACGGTGAACGTCTCCGCCGCGGCGCTCTCCAAGCTCGTCAAGCTCGGCGTGATCGACCGGCACCGCGAGTACGCGGTCGCCGACGACTACCGCAAGAAGATGAACATCAAGACGCCCGACGTCTCGGGGGTCGTCGGCAAGCTGTCCGGCGGCAACCAGCAGAAGGTCGTCCTCAGCAAGTGGATCTACTCGGGTCCCGACGTCCTCATCCTCGACGAGCCCACCCGCGGCATCGACGTGGGGGCGAAGTACGAGATCTACAGCATCATCAACCAGCTCGCGGCCGAGGGGAAGGCGGTCATCGTCATCTCCTCCGAGCTGCCGGAGCTCATCGGCCTCTCGGACCGGATCTACACGATCGCCGAGGGCCGGCTCACCGCGGAGGTCGCCCGGGCCGACGCCACCCAGGAGGAGCTGATGCGGCACATGACCGCCAGCCGGAAGTCAGGAGCGCAGAAGTGA